Proteins encoded together in one Thermomonospora curvata DSM 43183 window:
- the topA gene encoding type I DNA topoisomerase translates to MPAKNGTAQRGRGRGRAAASSGTGTRLVIVESPAKAKTIAGYLGSGYVVESSIGHIRDIPRPADMPEEIKNEPWAKLGVNVDKDFEPYYEVTPDKKSQVAKLRKALKEADELYLATDEDREGEAIAWHLREVLKPKIPVHRMVFNEITPEAIRHAAANPRELDLKLVDAQETRRILDRLYGFEVSPVLWRKIMQGLSAGRVQSVATRLVVERERERIAFVPAHYWDIEADFAVAAADEEGGLRSFVAHLVGVDGKRIAQGRDFSSRGELKSAELLHLDEEAARGLAERLSGRPFTVTSVERKPYTRKPYAPFRTTTLQQEASRKLGFSAKYTMQVAQRLYENGFITYMRTDSTNLSETALAAARAQATALYGPEYVADKPRIYATKVKNAQEAHEAIRPAGDVFRTPAETGLTGDQFRLYELIWKRTIASQMKDAVGQSVSVRVEGSSSAGERAEFAATGKTITFYGFLKAYVEGADDPESDADDSERRLPALAEGDPLSAERLQAQGHSTRPPARYTEATLVKELEEREIGRPSTYATILGTILERGYVFKKGTALVPSFLAFAVVNLLEKHFGHLVDYDFTAKMEDILDLIARGEAERVPWLRRFYFGDGNGEGEVGLKELVTDLGEIDAIGVSTFPIPGSDITARVGRYGPYLVRTKPDGTEERVNIPADLAPDELTAEKAEELFAQPSGDRELGRDPETGHAIVLKTGRFGPYVTEVLPEELTTTASGRKKKDAPKPRTASLLKSMRPETVTLEDALKLLSLPRTLGELDGEPVTVHNGRFGPYVKKGSDSRSLASDEELFTLTLEQARELFAQPKQRGRGRSAASAPLRELGEDPATGKPIVVKEGRFGPYVTDGETNASLRKGDEVESITVQRAAELLAERREKVAAGGGRKTATRRASAKKTATAKKTTAKKTSARSAT, encoded by the coding sequence GTGCCAGCCAAGAACGGCACAGCACAGCGGGGCCGGGGTCGGGGCCGGGCCGCGGCGTCCAGTGGCACGGGCACACGCCTGGTGATCGTCGAGTCGCCCGCCAAGGCCAAGACGATCGCCGGTTACCTGGGCAGCGGCTATGTCGTGGAGTCCAGTATCGGCCACATCCGCGACATCCCGCGGCCCGCCGACATGCCCGAGGAGATCAAGAACGAGCCTTGGGCCAAGCTCGGCGTGAACGTCGACAAGGACTTCGAGCCGTACTACGAGGTCACCCCGGACAAAAAGAGCCAGGTCGCCAAGCTGCGCAAGGCGCTGAAGGAGGCCGACGAGCTCTACCTGGCCACCGACGAGGACCGCGAGGGGGAGGCGATCGCCTGGCACCTGCGCGAGGTGCTCAAGCCCAAGATCCCGGTGCACCGCATGGTGTTCAACGAGATCACCCCCGAGGCGATCCGGCACGCCGCCGCCAACCCCCGCGAGCTGGACCTGAAGCTGGTGGACGCCCAGGAGACCCGGCGCATCCTGGACCGCCTCTACGGCTTCGAAGTCAGCCCGGTGCTGTGGCGCAAGATCATGCAGGGCCTGTCGGCCGGCCGGGTGCAGTCGGTGGCCACCCGCCTGGTGGTGGAGCGCGAACGCGAGCGCATCGCGTTCGTCCCCGCCCACTACTGGGACATCGAGGCCGACTTCGCCGTCGCCGCCGCCGACGAGGAGGGCGGCCTCCGCTCGTTCGTCGCGCACCTGGTCGGGGTGGACGGCAAGCGCATCGCCCAGGGCCGTGACTTCTCCTCCCGGGGCGAGCTGAAGTCCGCCGAGCTGCTGCACCTGGACGAGGAGGCGGCGCGCGGCCTGGCCGAGCGGCTGTCCGGGCGTCCCTTCACGGTCACCTCCGTCGAGCGCAAGCCCTACACCCGCAAGCCGTACGCGCCGTTCCGCACCACCACCCTGCAGCAGGAGGCCAGCCGCAAGCTGGGCTTCTCGGCCAAGTACACGATGCAGGTGGCGCAGCGGCTGTATGAGAACGGCTTCATCACCTACATGCGGACCGACAGCACCAACCTGTCGGAGACCGCCCTGGCCGCCGCCCGCGCCCAGGCCACCGCGCTGTACGGCCCCGAGTACGTCGCCGACAAGCCCCGCATCTACGCCACGAAGGTCAAGAACGCCCAGGAGGCGCACGAGGCGATCCGCCCCGCCGGGGACGTCTTCCGCACCCCGGCCGAGACCGGGCTGACCGGCGACCAGTTCCGGCTGTATGAGCTGATCTGGAAACGCACCATCGCCTCCCAGATGAAGGACGCCGTCGGCCAGTCGGTGTCGGTGCGGGTGGAGGGCTCCTCCAGCGCCGGCGAGCGGGCCGAGTTCGCCGCCACCGGCAAGACCATCACCTTCTACGGCTTCCTGAAGGCGTATGTGGAGGGCGCCGACGACCCCGAGTCCGACGCCGACGACAGCGAGCGGCGCCTGCCGGCCCTGGCCGAGGGCGACCCGCTGAGCGCCGAGCGGCTGCAGGCCCAGGGGCACAGCACCCGCCCGCCCGCCCGCTACACCGAGGCCACCTTGGTCAAGGAGCTGGAGGAGCGGGAGATCGGCCGGCCCTCCACCTACGCCACGATCCTGGGGACGATCCTCGAACGCGGATACGTGTTCAAAAAGGGCACCGCGCTGGTGCCGTCCTTCCTGGCGTTCGCCGTGGTCAACCTGCTGGAGAAGCACTTCGGGCACCTGGTCGACTACGACTTCACCGCCAAGATGGAGGACATCCTCGACCTGATCGCCCGGGGCGAGGCCGAGCGGGTGCCGTGGCTGCGCCGCTTCTACTTCGGCGACGGCAACGGCGAGGGCGAGGTCGGCCTGAAGGAGCTGGTCACCGATCTGGGCGAGATCGACGCCATCGGGGTCAGCACGTTCCCGATCCCCGGCAGCGACATCACCGCCCGGGTCGGCCGGTACGGCCCGTACCTGGTGCGCACCAAGCCGGACGGCACCGAAGAGCGCGTCAACATCCCCGCCGACCTGGCGCCCGATGAGCTGACCGCCGAGAAGGCCGAGGAGCTGTTCGCCCAGCCCAGCGGCGACCGCGAACTGGGCCGCGACCCCGAGACCGGGCATGCGATCGTGCTCAAGACCGGCCGGTTCGGCCCGTATGTGACCGAGGTGCTGCCCGAGGAGCTGACCACTACCGCCTCCGGGCGCAAGAAGAAGGACGCGCCCAAGCCGCGCACCGCCTCGCTGCTGAAGTCGATGCGGCCGGAGACGGTCACCCTCGAGGACGCGCTGAAGCTGCTGTCGCTGCCGCGCACCCTCGGGGAACTGGACGGCGAGCCGGTGACCGTGCACAACGGCCGCTTCGGCCCGTACGTCAAAAAGGGCTCCGACAGCCGCTCCCTGGCCTCCGACGAGGAGCTGTTCACCCTCACCCTGGAGCAGGCCCGGGAGCTGTTCGCCCAGCCCAAGCAGCGCGGCCGGGGCCGGAGTGCGGCATCGGCGCCGCTGCGCGAGCTGGGGGAGGACCCGGCCACCGGCAAGCCGATCGTGGTCAAGGAGGGCCGCTTCGGTCCCTACGTGACCGACGGGGAGACCAACGCCAGCCTCCGCAAGGGGGATGAGGTGGAGTCCATCACCGTCCAGCGTGCGGCCGAGCTGCTGGCCGAGCGGCGCGAGAAGGTCGCCGCGGGCGGCGGGCGCAAGACCGCCACGCGGCGCGCCTCGGCCAAGAAGACCGCGACCGCCAAGAAGACCACGGCCAAGAAGACATCCGCTCGCTCCGCGACCTGA
- a CDS encoding DUF5703 family protein, which translates to MAEYTYLVLRLPRGTSRDAARQLMTEHAEYGGWELHRLRLYPDGSRRIQLRRKVIRPVLTL; encoded by the coding sequence ATGGCGGAGTACACCTACCTCGTCCTGCGGCTGCCGCGCGGTACTTCCAGGGATGCCGCCCGGCAGTTGATGACCGAGCATGCCGAGTATGGCGGATGGGAACTCCACCGGTTGCGCCTCTACCCAGACGGTAGCCGCAGAATCCAGCTCCGCCGCAAGGTCATCCGCCCGGTGCTCACCCTCTGA
- a CDS encoding M20/M25/M40 family metallo-hydrolase, whose translation MAERIGAHEGAEEEVVRLCQELIRIDTSNPGDHSGPGERAAAEYVAEKLAEVGLEPVVLESHPKRTSVIARIEGEDPGRDALLLHGHLDVVPARAEDWTHHPFSGEIADGCVWGRGAVDMKDMDAMMLAVVRQRMREGRRPPRDVVVAFLADEEAGGTWGAQWLVDEHPELFEGCTEAVGEVGGFSLTVPGDRRMYLIEAAEKGIAWMRLKAAGTAGHGSMVHPDNAVTAVAAAVARLGSHRFPVRLTKTVRAFLERACQAYGVEFDPDDPEKCLTQIGPLARMIGATLRNTVNPTVLEAGYKVNVIPQEATAQVDGRFLPGHEEEFFATVDELLGPQVTREFIHHDRAVETDYEGALVAAMEEALTAEDPGALPVPYCLSGGTDAKAFARLGMRCFGFAPLRLPPELDFSGMFHGVDERVPLDGLRFGVRVLDRFLDRA comes from the coding sequence GTGGCTGAGCGCATCGGCGCGCACGAGGGAGCAGAGGAAGAGGTCGTCCGGCTCTGCCAGGAGCTGATCAGGATCGACACCAGCAACCCGGGAGATCACTCCGGCCCGGGGGAGCGGGCCGCGGCCGAGTACGTGGCCGAGAAATTGGCCGAAGTCGGCCTGGAGCCGGTGGTGCTGGAATCGCACCCCAAGCGGACCAGCGTCATCGCCCGGATCGAAGGAGAGGACCCCGGCCGGGACGCGCTGCTGCTGCACGGCCACCTGGACGTGGTGCCGGCGCGGGCCGAGGACTGGACGCACCACCCCTTCAGCGGGGAGATCGCCGACGGGTGCGTGTGGGGCCGCGGCGCGGTCGACATGAAGGACATGGACGCCATGATGCTGGCGGTCGTCCGGCAGCGGATGCGCGAGGGCCGCAGGCCGCCGCGGGATGTGGTGGTGGCGTTCCTGGCCGACGAGGAGGCCGGCGGCACGTGGGGCGCCCAGTGGCTGGTGGACGAGCATCCGGAGCTGTTCGAAGGGTGCACCGAGGCGGTCGGCGAGGTCGGCGGGTTCAGCCTGACGGTCCCCGGGGACCGGCGGATGTACCTGATCGAGGCGGCCGAAAAAGGCATCGCCTGGATGCGGCTGAAAGCCGCCGGGACGGCCGGGCACGGCTCGATGGTGCACCCCGACAACGCGGTCACCGCGGTGGCGGCGGCGGTGGCCCGGCTGGGCTCCCACCGCTTCCCGGTCCGGCTGACCAAGACGGTGCGGGCGTTCCTGGAACGGGCCTGCCAGGCCTACGGCGTGGAGTTCGACCCCGACGACCCGGAAAAGTGCCTGACGCAGATCGGCCCGCTGGCCCGCATGATCGGGGCGACCCTCCGCAACACGGTCAACCCGACCGTGCTGGAGGCCGGCTACAAGGTCAACGTCATCCCCCAGGAGGCGACCGCGCAGGTGGACGGGCGGTTCCTGCCGGGGCACGAGGAGGAGTTCTTCGCGACCGTGGACGAGCTGCTCGGGCCGCAGGTCACCCGGGAGTTCATCCACCACGACCGGGCCGTCGAGACCGACTATGAAGGCGCCCTGGTGGCCGCCATGGAGGAGGCGCTGACCGCCGAGGACCCGGGGGCGCTGCCGGTCCCCTACTGCCTGTCGGGCGGCACCGACGCCAAGGCGTTCGCCCGCCTGGGAATGCGCTGCTTCGGTTTCGCCCCGCTGCGGCTGCCGCCGGAGCTGGACTTCTCCGGAATGTTCCACGGCGTGGACGAGCGGGTGCCGCTGGACGGCCTGCGTTTCGGGGTGCGGGTCCTCGACCGTTTCCTGGACCGGGCCTGA
- a CDS encoding helix-turn-helix transcriptional regulator — protein MLETSARLLRLLSLLQSRADWTGAELAERLQVGLRTVRRDIDRLRELGYPVDSTPGVAGGYRLGVGAALPPLLLDDEEAVAVAISLRTAATGSVAGLEEAALRALAKVQQVLPSRLRHRVAAFHAAVPLTGAATGGVDADLLTAIAAACRDRRRIRLRYRSRTASTREVEPYRLVHTPRRWYLLAYDLGRDDWRTFRVDRIEELLGPPGARFAPRPLPQEDTAAYVSHSISTAPYAYQARILFHAPLEEVAPRTSPTAGRLEAVGAGRCLFHVGSNSLQELAVHVAAKGFDFEVLDPPELIPVLHDLSDRLRKAAQAATGPGRPPGD, from the coding sequence GTGCTGGAGACTTCGGCGCGGTTGCTGCGCCTGCTGTCGCTGCTGCAGTCACGGGCCGACTGGACCGGCGCCGAGCTGGCCGAACGCCTGCAGGTCGGATTGCGCACCGTGCGCCGCGACATCGACCGGCTGCGCGAACTGGGCTACCCCGTGGACTCCACCCCGGGCGTCGCCGGCGGGTACCGGCTGGGCGTCGGTGCCGCTCTGCCGCCGCTGCTGCTGGACGACGAGGAGGCGGTGGCGGTGGCGATCAGCCTGCGCACCGCCGCGACCGGCAGCGTCGCCGGCCTGGAGGAGGCCGCGCTGCGGGCGCTGGCCAAGGTCCAGCAGGTGCTGCCGTCCCGGCTGCGTCACCGGGTGGCCGCCTTCCATGCGGCCGTGCCGCTGACCGGTGCGGCCACCGGCGGCGTGGACGCCGACCTGCTGACCGCGATCGCCGCGGCCTGCCGCGACCGCCGCCGCATCCGCCTGCGCTACCGCTCCCGCACCGCCTCCACCCGCGAGGTCGAGCCCTACCGGCTGGTCCACACCCCGCGCCGCTGGTACCTGCTCGCCTACGACCTGGGCCGGGACGACTGGCGCACCTTCCGGGTCGACCGCATCGAAGAACTCCTCGGCCCGCCCGGCGCCCGCTTCGCCCCGCGCCCCCTGCCCCAGGAGGACACCGCCGCCTACGTCTCCCACTCCATCAGCACCGCCCCCTACGCCTACCAGGCCCGCATCCTCTTCCACGCCCCCTTGGAAGAGGTCGCCCCCCGCACCTCACCGACGGCCGGCCGCCTGGAGGCGGTGGGCGCCGGCCGCTGCCTGTTCCACGTCGGCTCCAATTCGCTGCAGGAACTCGCCGTCCACGTCGCCGCCAAGGGCTTCGACTTCGAGGTGCTCGACCCCCCGGAACTGATCCCCGTCCTGCACGACCTGAGCGACCGCCTGCGCAAGGCCGCCCAGGCCGCCACCGGGCCCGGCCGGCCGCCCGGGGACTGA
- a CDS encoding epoxide hydrolase family protein has protein sequence MRNTHPAVPVRPYRVHIPQADLDDLRHRLRRTRWAPQLPGTGWERGVPADYLRDLAEHWAEGFDWRLQEASLNRFPHHTTVIDGANIHFVHVRSPEPDAVPLMLLHGWPGSIVEFWDLIGPLTDPAAHGGAARDAFHLVIPSLPGYGFSGPLPGTGWNDTRTAAALVRLMARLGYDRYGVQGGDVGAFIAPLMGRIAPDNVIGVHVNGLLTFPDGDTEVMAALTDAERARLEGMRRWQRELGAYMQLQGTRPQTIAAALHDSPVGQLAWIVERFKDWTDPAAELPEDAVDRDRILTDVSIYWFTGTAGSAAHTYYERFNDPAMRAPRTRGTVPTGVAVFPTDYSVRPLAERVHNVVRWTEYERGGHFAALEAPDLMAADIRAFFRELRP, from the coding sequence ATGAGGAACACGCACCCCGCTGTGCCGGTCCGGCCCTACCGCGTCCACATCCCTCAGGCCGACCTGGATGACCTGCGCCACCGGCTGCGCCGCACCCGCTGGGCCCCGCAGCTGCCCGGCACCGGCTGGGAACGCGGCGTGCCCGCCGACTACCTGCGTGATCTCGCCGAGCACTGGGCCGAGGGCTTCGACTGGCGGCTCCAGGAGGCATCGCTCAACCGCTTCCCGCACCACACCACCGTGATCGACGGGGCGAACATCCACTTCGTGCATGTGCGCTCGCCCGAGCCCGACGCCGTCCCGCTGATGCTGCTGCACGGCTGGCCCGGCTCGATCGTGGAGTTCTGGGACCTGATCGGCCCGCTCACCGACCCGGCGGCGCACGGCGGCGCCGCCCGTGACGCCTTCCACCTGGTGATCCCGTCACTGCCCGGGTACGGCTTCTCCGGCCCGCTGCCCGGCACCGGCTGGAACGACACCCGCACCGCCGCGGCGCTGGTGCGGCTGATGGCCCGCCTGGGCTATGACCGCTACGGCGTGCAGGGCGGCGACGTCGGCGCGTTCATCGCGCCGCTGATGGGCCGCATCGCGCCGGACAACGTGATCGGCGTGCACGTCAACGGGCTGCTCACCTTCCCCGACGGCGACACGGAGGTCATGGCGGCGCTGACCGACGCCGAACGGGCGCGGCTGGAGGGGATGCGGCGCTGGCAGCGGGAGCTGGGCGCCTACATGCAACTGCAGGGCACCCGGCCGCAGACCATCGCGGCCGCGCTGCACGACAGCCCGGTCGGCCAGCTCGCCTGGATCGTGGAGAGGTTCAAGGACTGGACCGACCCGGCCGCCGAACTCCCCGAGGACGCGGTGGACCGGGACCGGATCCTCACCGACGTGAGCATCTACTGGTTCACCGGCACGGCCGGCTCCGCCGCCCACACCTACTACGAGCGCTTCAACGACCCGGCCATGCGGGCGCCGCGCACGCGCGGCACGGTACCCACCGGCGTCGCGGTGTTCCCCACCGACTACTCCGTGCGGCCACTGGCCGAGCGGGTGCACAACGTGGTGCGCTGGACCGAGTACGAGCGCGGCGGCCATTTCGCGGCGCTGGAGGCCCCCGATCTCATGGCCGCCGATATCCGCGCCTTCTTCAGGGAACTCCGGCCATGA
- a CDS encoding response regulator transcription factor — protein sequence MIRALLADDEPIVRVGVNAILGSDEGIEVVAEAADGAQAVEQARRVRPDVALLDVRMPGLDGLAAASEIRRIVPETAVIILTTFGESSYIQRALTGGASGFLLKTSGPRELISAVRAVAGGAAYLSPWVAKYVISQMPNDRISRAARARERVARLTGRERDVLGLLGQGLSNAEIAARLHLVEGTVKGYVSTILQRLNVENRVQAAILAYEAGLVER from the coding sequence GTGATCCGGGCGCTTTTGGCCGATGATGAGCCGATTGTTCGGGTCGGGGTCAACGCGATCCTCGGTTCCGACGAGGGGATCGAGGTCGTCGCCGAGGCGGCGGACGGGGCGCAGGCCGTGGAGCAGGCCCGGCGGGTGCGTCCCGATGTGGCGTTGCTCGATGTGCGCATGCCCGGTCTCGACGGTCTCGCCGCCGCTTCGGAAATCCGCCGGATCGTGCCGGAGACCGCCGTCATCATCTTGACGACCTTCGGGGAGAGCTCCTACATCCAGCGCGCGCTCACTGGAGGGGCCAGCGGGTTCCTGTTGAAGACGAGCGGCCCGCGGGAGCTGATCTCGGCGGTGCGGGCGGTCGCCGGCGGGGCGGCCTACCTGTCGCCCTGGGTGGCCAAATACGTGATATCGCAGATGCCGAACGACCGGATATCCCGGGCCGCCCGGGCGAGGGAACGGGTGGCACGGCTCACCGGCCGGGAGCGCGATGTGCTGGGCCTGCTCGGCCAGGGCCTGTCCAATGCGGAGATCGCCGCCCGGCTGCACCTTGTCGAAGGCACGGTGAAGGGTTATGTGAGCACGATCCTGCAGCGGCTGAACGTCGAAAACCGCGTGCAGGCGGCCATCCTCGCCTACGAGGCGGGACTGGTCGAACGCTGA
- a CDS encoding sensor histidine kinase — MHDSLGHEPSLIALLAGALEVDRSLGERHRALAAELRSRADAAVRRLHETIGVLREGTEVQPAGESVQELVERARGSGMDVKPPRWEDLPGLPPLVERAVYRVVQESLTNAAKHAPGAPVQVRIGVRSGHVEVAVVNGPPVHAPPAGRGTGGNGLVGLRERARLTGGTMHAAPTGEGGFEVSARLPLDPDAALAPASGDPGAAEPELESAHQRHRMERGVRRSLVIAIAVPTLLGLGMAAAVIGLFIWQTLASLLEPDDYAALRVGQRRAEIASRLPSRQYPERPPGVREPPVPSGARCEYYRSSGNVPARDVVYRLCFKDGRLASKDVLSAEHPASGTQGG; from the coding sequence ATGCACGACTCCCTCGGCCATGAGCCGAGCCTGATCGCGCTGCTCGCCGGCGCCCTGGAAGTCGACCGGTCGCTGGGGGAAAGGCACCGCGCCCTGGCGGCCGAGCTGCGCTCCCGCGCCGACGCCGCGGTGCGGCGGCTGCACGAGACCATCGGCGTGCTGCGCGAGGGCACCGAGGTCCAGCCGGCCGGGGAGAGCGTCCAGGAGCTGGTGGAGCGGGCGCGCGGCTCCGGGATGGATGTGAAGCCGCCCCGGTGGGAGGACCTCCCCGGGCTTCCCCCGCTGGTGGAGCGCGCGGTGTACCGGGTCGTCCAGGAGTCGCTGACGAACGCCGCCAAGCACGCCCCGGGCGCCCCGGTTCAGGTCCGGATCGGCGTCCGCTCCGGGCACGTCGAGGTCGCCGTGGTCAACGGACCGCCGGTGCACGCCCCGCCCGCCGGCCGCGGCACGGGCGGCAACGGCCTGGTGGGGCTGCGGGAACGGGCCCGGCTGACCGGCGGGACGATGCACGCGGCCCCCACCGGGGAGGGCGGGTTCGAAGTGTCGGCGCGGTTGCCGCTCGACCCCGACGCGGCCCTCGCCCCGGCCTCGGGCGACCCCGGTGCGGCCGAACCGGAGCTGGAGTCGGCCCACCAGCGTCACCGCATGGAACGCGGGGTGCGGCGGAGCCTGGTCATCGCCATCGCCGTGCCGACGCTGCTCGGCCTCGGCATGGCCGCGGCGGTCATCGGGTTGTTCATCTGGCAGACGCTCGCCTCGCTCCTTGAGCCGGACGACTATGCCGCGCTCCGGGTCGGGCAGCGGCGCGCCGAGATCGCCTCCCGGCTGCCGTCACGGCAGTACCCGGAACGCCCGCCCGGCGTGCGGGAACCGCCCGTGCCGTCCGGGGCGCGCTGCGAGTACTACCGCTCCTCGGGCAACGTGCCGGCCCGGGACGTGGTGTACCGCCTGTGCTTCAAAGACGGCCGGCTCGCATCCAAGGACGTGCTGTCGGCGGAGCATCCGGCGTCCGGGACGCAGGGCGGCTGA
- a CDS encoding ABC transporter permease translates to MTTWNLSTQHPLIGAVAAEWTKLWTVRSTRWLVCGSVLLMAAPAPSAGLTLANNNEADGLHTLYKPGDVAGGTAFYMVQLMVAALAMLMMTAEYGTGSIRSTLQWVPDRGRLLLAKSVVIGAVTLVMGFVIAVVGVLPADLPLGRYSDVQPGRVACQVAAIAVYICLSSVFTVYLATLIRSAPATLTTAFLVMAVPAVMQASGIPPLVWTSQYTPAIGGRNFIMIDTGPYPAPVGSAVQLAWVVGGFFAARLVLDRRDA, encoded by the coding sequence ATGACGACCTGGAACCTGTCGACGCAGCACCCGCTCATCGGCGCGGTGGCCGCGGAGTGGACGAAGCTGTGGACGGTGCGGTCGACCCGGTGGCTGGTCTGCGGCAGCGTCCTGCTGATGGCGGCGCCGGCCCCATCGGCCGGCCTCACCCTCGCCAACAACAACGAGGCCGACGGCCTGCACACCCTCTACAAGCCCGGCGACGTCGCGGGCGGCACCGCCTTCTACATGGTGCAGCTCATGGTCGCCGCGTTGGCGATGCTGATGATGACGGCCGAATACGGCACCGGCAGCATCCGCTCCACCCTGCAGTGGGTGCCCGACCGGGGCCGATTGCTGCTGGCCAAGAGCGTGGTGATCGGCGCGGTGACCCTCGTCATGGGGTTTGTCATCGCGGTCGTCGGGGTGCTGCCGGCGGACCTGCCGCTGGGGCGGTACAGCGACGTGCAGCCGGGCCGGGTGGCCTGCCAGGTGGCGGCGATCGCCGTGTACATCTGCCTGTCCAGCGTGTTCACGGTCTACCTCGCGACACTCATCCGCAGCGCTCCGGCCACCTTGACCACGGCGTTCCTCGTCATGGCCGTTCCGGCGGTCATGCAGGCCTCCGGCATCCCGCCGCTGGTGTGGACCTCGCAGTACACGCCCGCCATCGGCGGCCGGAACTTCATCATGATCGACACCGGTCCGTATCCCGCGCCGGTCGGGTCGGCGGTCCAGCTCGCCTGGGTGGTGGGCGGGTTCTTCGCGGCCAGGCTGGTGCTCGACAGGCGCGATGCCTGA
- a CDS encoding sporulation protein gives MVFKRVLGTFGVGGPSVDTVLASTHCRPGEYLSGEVRIKAADYDVEIQRITLALVTRVEVEVGDHEGAGGMEFHRVDVSGPFRLPKGQDRAVPFQLAIPWETPITEVYGQHLHGMAMGVRTELAVAKAVDKGDLDPVSIVPLPSQERVLDAFAQLGFGFKSADVEYGHISGLHQQLPFYQEIEFYPPPSHQGRINEVELTFVADPASLAVVLEADKRGGLFTPGGDVLGRFQVSHQEAMSIDWAAEISRWLDAVAEHHGAHFGPAGPAPYGHAPYGHDPYGHHGHHGGHGHHGPGLGAAVAAGAAGFVGGMIAGEIIEEAVEGIFGDEED, from the coding sequence GTGGTATTCAAACGGGTTCTGGGCACGTTCGGGGTGGGCGGCCCCTCGGTGGACACGGTGCTGGCGTCCACGCACTGCCGGCCGGGCGAGTACCTGTCCGGCGAGGTGCGCATCAAGGCGGCCGACTACGACGTGGAGATCCAGCGGATCACCCTGGCGCTGGTCACCCGGGTGGAGGTCGAGGTCGGCGACCATGAGGGCGCCGGGGGCATGGAGTTCCACCGGGTGGACGTGTCGGGGCCGTTCCGGCTGCCCAAGGGCCAGGACCGCGCCGTGCCGTTCCAGCTCGCCATCCCGTGGGAGACCCCGATCACCGAGGTGTACGGGCAGCACCTGCACGGCATGGCCATGGGGGTGCGCACCGAGCTGGCGGTCGCCAAGGCCGTCGACAAGGGCGACCTGGACCCGGTCTCGATCGTCCCGCTGCCCTCCCAGGAGCGGGTGCTGGACGCCTTCGCGCAGCTGGGCTTCGGCTTCAAGAGCGCCGACGTCGAGTACGGCCACATCTCCGGGCTGCACCAGCAGCTGCCGTTCTACCAGGAGATCGAGTTCTACCCGCCGCCCTCCCACCAGGGCCGGATCAACGAGGTGGAGCTGACCTTCGTCGCCGACCCGGCCTCGCTGGCGGTGGTGCTGGAGGCCGACAAGCGCGGCGGCCTGTTCACCCCCGGCGGCGACGTCCTGGGCCGCTTCCAGGTGAGCCACCAGGAGGCCATGAGCATCGACTGGGCCGCCGAGATCTCCCGGTGGCTGGACGCCGTGGCCGAGCACCACGGCGCCCACTTCGGCCCGGCCGGGCCCGCTCCTTACGGGCACGCCCCTTACGGGCACGACCCGTACGGCCACCACGGTCACCACGGCGGTCACGGCCACCACGGGCCGGGCCTGGGCGCGGCGGTCGCCGCCGGCGCCGCCGGGTTCGTCGGCGGCATGATCGCCGGCGAGATCATAGAAGAGGCCGTGGAGGGGATCTTCGGCGACGAAGAGGACTGA